The genome window GGGAGGGACGGTTCTACTGGGAGACCAAGATTACAAGAGGAATTGTCGACAAGACAAGCGGAGATGAGAAGCCCGAGTCGCATGGCCACGTGCGCATGGGTTTCGCGAGAAGAGAGGCAACTTTGGATGCGCCAGTAGGATTCGACGCATACAGTTACGGCTTGCGCGACGTTGGAGGCGAGAAGGTTTACATGTCACGACCCAAGTCCTTCTTCCCCGAGGGAGAGGGCATCCGGGAGGGCGATGTCATCGGCCTGGAGATCCAGCTGCCTTCGGAACGCCTGCAGCGCAAGGTCCTGGCTGGTCAGTACAACCCGGCCGTTGATACCGGCTTGGACGATGACAGCACAAACTTTGATGCGCCCAATATTGTCCGTGATCGCATCCCCATTCGCTTCAAGTCGCACATCTACTTTGAGAAGATTGACTACCACACAACCAAGGAGCTCGAGGACCTCATGAACCCTTCGCCCGTCTCCTCCGGCCCGGCCAACTCGGTCGAACCGCCCAACCCTAACCACGTCGTCCCTGCCCTCCGTACGCTTCCTGGATCCTTCATCAAGGTGTACAAGAACGGCGTGCTCATGGGCACCCCTTTCACCGACCTTCTCGCCTTCCTGCCCCCGGCCTCCAAGCCGCAGGGACAGATCGGTGCTCGCGAGGGCCTCGACAATGGTATGCTCGGCTACTATCCCGCCGTGAGCGTCTTCAGAGGCGGTGCTGCCGAGGTCAACTTTGGCCCCGACTTTTGGTTCCCGCCTCCCGGGCTAGAAGAGAGTCCCGACGACAATGAGGTGTCCATGATCGACGCCGGACAGGAAGAATCCAAGAAGGTAGCAGCGTCATCCTCGGTGCCCGCGTACCCTGGTCTGGATCAGGTGCGGCCGGTCTCGGAGCGGTACACGGAGCAGATTGTCGAAGATATCGTCTATGACAT of Colletotrichum lupini chromosome 8, complete sequence contains these proteins:
- a CDS encoding SPRY domain-containing protein, whose translation is MASDSGTPPPPREPTPGGSLPSSTAIPLKRPALEEDFTPSVPSPLNPDVRSTPKPPGADEMPAKRNKKESLKKRESKGAFGGDSNRGTPDPKHREPKQSDYSPMRYKLAPPKPSDFEPARGASFTHHHNVPALDGSEIQFYETSEHVHNKKSYHYTHCIADPGFPSALYYRGTEAEPTGPHLSFEDSATHLFFDQTGLHITTNKGFRMTRANVAIREGRFYWETKITRGIVDKTSGDEKPESHGHVRMGFARREATLDAPVGFDAYSYGLRDVGGEKVYMSRPKSFFPEGEGIREGDVIGLEIQLPSERLQRKVLAGQYNPAVDTGLDDDSTNFDAPNIVRDRIPIRFKSHIYFEKIDYHTTKELEDLMNPSPVSSGPANSVEPPNPNHVVPALRTLPGSFIKVYKNGVLMGTPFTDLLAFLPPASKPQGQIGAREGLDNGMLGYYPAVSVFRGGAAEVNFGPDFWFPPPGLEESPDDNEVSMIDAGQEESKKVAASSSVPAYPGLDQVRPVSERYTEQIVEDIVYDIIDEVDFWVQDGCKVIDRFGQGGEKAGQTGSLAAGGREEIKELVQDD